In Streptomyces nojiriensis, one genomic interval encodes:
- a CDS encoding ABC transporter permease produces the protein MRNPLTWLRRNLVVIAGLGTLAYMILPNVVVTVFSFNNPTGRFNYAWQEFSLDAWKDPCGVADMCGSLSLSLQIALWSTLVATALGTAIAFALVRYRFRARGAVNSLIFLPMAMPEIVMAASLLALFLNMGIELGFWTILIAHIMFCLSFVVAAVKARVLSMDPRLEEAARDLYAGPVQTFVRVTLPIAAPGIAAGALLSFALSFDDFIITNFNSGNTVTFPMFVWGSAQRGTPVQINVIGTAMFVIAVLVVLAGQMVGNRRKKAQPK, from the coding sequence ATGCGCAATCCCCTCACCTGGCTCCGGCGCAACCTGGTCGTCATCGCGGGCCTCGGCACGCTCGCGTACATGATCCTGCCGAACGTCGTCGTCACCGTCTTCTCCTTCAACAACCCCACCGGGCGTTTCAACTACGCCTGGCAGGAGTTCTCCCTCGACGCGTGGAAGGACCCCTGCGGGGTCGCCGACATGTGCGGCTCCCTGTCGCTCTCGCTCCAGATCGCCCTCTGGTCCACCCTCGTCGCGACCGCGCTGGGCACCGCGATCGCCTTCGCGCTCGTGCGCTACCGCTTCCGGGCGCGCGGGGCGGTCAACTCGCTGATCTTCCTGCCCATGGCCATGCCCGAGATCGTGATGGCGGCCTCGCTGCTCGCGCTCTTCCTCAACATGGGCATCGAGCTGGGCTTCTGGACGATCCTGATCGCCCACATCATGTTCTGCCTCAGCTTCGTCGTCGCCGCCGTGAAGGCGCGTGTCCTGTCCATGGACCCGCGGCTGGAGGAGGCGGCCCGGGACCTCTACGCCGGCCCGGTGCAGACCTTCGTACGGGTCACCCTGCCGATCGCGGCACCCGGTATCGCGGCGGGCGCGCTGCTCTCCTTCGCGCTCTCGTTCGACGACTTCATCATCACCAACTTCAACTCGGGCAACACCGTCACCTTCCCCATGTTCGTGTGGGGATCGGCCCAGCGCGGTACGCCCGTGCAGATCAACGTCATCGGTACGGCGATGTTCGTCATCGCGGTGCTGGTGGTCCTCGCCGGCCAGATGGTCGGCAACCGCCGCAAGAAGGCACAACCGAAGTAA
- a CDS encoding NAD(P)/FAD-dependent oxidoreductase — protein sequence MAPVAMRSVAASLSEAKPVSYWLDDPGKPAAEPALTSDERCDLLVIGGGYSGLWTALIAKERDPGRDVVLIESKEAGWAASGRNGGFCAASLTHGLSNGLARWPGELAKLEQLGARNLDAIEEAVARYGIDCDFERTGEIDVATEPHQVEELRELHEEALRLGLADGSEWLDGEAVRAEVDSPTFLAGLWDRDGVAMLNPAKLAWGLKRACLELGVRIYENTRGLKLAAAGSGMTVTTPYGTILARRVALGTNIFPSLVRRVRPFTVPVYDYALMSEPLDEAQLAAIGWKRRQGLGDSANQFHYFRITRDNRILWGGYDAIYPYRGKLDSEYDHRPETYLKLAEHFFTAFPQLEGLKFSHAWGGAIDTCSRFSAFFGTAYSGKVAYAAGYTGLGVGATRFGADVMLDLLDGLSTERTRLEMVKSKPMPFPPEPFAWTGIALTKWSLARADARGGHRNLWLKTLDRFGLGFDS from the coding sequence ATGGCCCCAGTCGCCATGCGTAGTGTTGCTGCATCACTTTCCGAAGCGAAGCCGGTCTCGTACTGGCTGGACGACCCCGGCAAGCCCGCCGCCGAGCCGGCGCTCACCTCCGACGAGCGCTGCGACCTGCTGGTCATCGGCGGCGGCTACAGCGGACTGTGGACCGCCCTGATCGCCAAGGAGCGCGACCCCGGACGGGACGTCGTGCTGATCGAGAGCAAGGAGGCGGGCTGGGCCGCCTCCGGCCGCAACGGCGGATTCTGCGCCGCCTCCCTCACCCACGGCCTGAGCAACGGGCTCGCCCGCTGGCCCGGCGAGCTGGCCAAGCTGGAGCAGCTGGGCGCCCGCAACCTCGACGCCATCGAGGAGGCCGTCGCCCGCTACGGCATCGACTGCGACTTCGAGCGGACCGGCGAGATCGACGTCGCCACCGAACCGCACCAGGTCGAGGAGCTGCGCGAACTGCACGAGGAGGCCCTGCGCCTGGGCCTCGCCGACGGCTCCGAATGGCTGGACGGCGAGGCCGTGCGTGCCGAGGTCGACTCGCCGACCTTCCTCGCGGGCCTCTGGGACCGCGACGGCGTTGCCATGCTCAACCCGGCCAAGCTGGCCTGGGGCCTCAAGCGGGCCTGCCTGGAGCTCGGGGTGCGGATCTACGAGAACACCCGCGGCCTCAAGCTGGCCGCGGCCGGCTCCGGCATGACCGTGACGACCCCCTACGGCACCATCCTGGCGCGCCGGGTCGCCCTCGGCACCAACATCTTCCCCTCGCTGGTCCGCCGGGTCCGCCCGTTCACCGTCCCGGTCTACGACTACGCGCTGATGAGCGAGCCGCTCGACGAGGCCCAGCTGGCCGCGATCGGCTGGAAGAGGCGCCAGGGGCTCGGCGACAGCGCCAACCAGTTCCACTACTTCCGGATCACCCGCGACAACCGGATCCTGTGGGGCGGCTACGACGCGATCTACCCCTACCGCGGCAAGCTCGACTCCGAGTACGACCACCGCCCCGAGACCTACCTCAAGCTCGCGGAGCACTTCTTCACGGCCTTCCCGCAGCTGGAGGGGCTGAAGTTCAGCCACGCCTGGGGCGGCGCCATCGACACCTGCTCGCGCTTCTCCGCCTTCTTCGGCACCGCGTACTCGGGGAAGGTGGCCTACGCCGCCGGGTACACCGGCCTCGGTGTGGGGGCCACGCGGTTCGGGGCGGACGTGATGCTGGACCTGCTGGACGGGCTCTCCACCGAGCGCACGCGGCTGGAGATGGTGAAGTCCAAGCCGATGCCGTTCCCGCCCGAGCCCTTCGCCTGGACCGGGATCGCGCTCACCAAGTGGTCGCTGGCCCGCGCGGACGCCCGCGGCGGACACCGGAACCTGTGGCTCAAGACGCTGGACCGCTTCGGCCTCGGCTTCGACAGCTAG
- a CDS encoding ABC transporter ATP-binding protein — MTDKTAGGDVRLSGISKHYGTFTAVHPLDLTIPQGSFFALLGASGCGKTTTLRMIAGLEEPSTGTVHLGDREVTDLQPYKRPVNTVFQSYALFPHLSIFENIAFGLRRRGIKSVKKQVDDMLELVQLGQFAQRKPHQLSGGQQQRVAVARALINHPQVLLLDEPLGALDLKLRRQMQLELKRIQTEVGITFVHVTHDQEEAMTMADTVAVMNGGRVEQLGAPAELYENPGTTFVANFLGTSNLIEASVESAGSDVVVSASGTTLRLPAARCSTTPRAGGKLLVGVRPEKVSLVPAEEEDAIATGRNKITGRIAASSFIGVSTQFVIDSPVCPELEVYVQNIERDGRLVPGAEVVLHWNPEHTFGLDAAQDIDAGIETVEESA, encoded by the coding sequence ATGACTGACAAGACCGCGGGCGGCGACGTCCGCCTCTCCGGGATCAGCAAGCACTACGGCACCTTCACCGCCGTGCACCCGCTGGATCTCACCATCCCCCAGGGCTCCTTCTTCGCCCTGCTCGGCGCCTCGGGCTGCGGGAAGACCACCACCCTGCGCATGATCGCCGGCCTGGAGGAGCCCTCCACCGGCACGGTGCACCTCGGCGACCGGGAGGTCACCGACCTGCAGCCGTACAAGCGCCCGGTCAACACGGTCTTCCAGAGCTACGCGCTCTTCCCGCACCTGAGCATCTTCGAGAACATCGCCTTCGGGCTGCGCCGCCGCGGCATCAAGTCGGTCAAGAAGCAGGTCGACGACATGCTGGAGCTGGTCCAGCTCGGCCAGTTCGCCCAGCGCAAGCCCCACCAGCTCTCCGGCGGCCAGCAGCAGCGCGTCGCCGTCGCCCGCGCCCTGATCAACCACCCGCAGGTGCTCCTCCTCGACGAGCCGCTCGGCGCCCTCGACCTCAAGCTGCGCCGCCAGATGCAGCTGGAGCTCAAGCGGATCCAGACCGAGGTCGGCATCACCTTCGTGCACGTCACGCACGACCAGGAGGAGGCCATGACCATGGCCGACACGGTCGCCGTGATGAACGGCGGCCGCGTCGAGCAGCTGGGCGCCCCCGCCGAGCTGTACGAGAACCCGGGCACCACCTTCGTGGCCAACTTCCTCGGCACCTCGAACCTCATCGAGGCCTCGGTGGAATCCGCCGGCTCCGACGTCGTCGTCTCCGCCTCCGGTACCACCCTCCGGCTGCCCGCCGCCCGATGTTCGACCACTCCCCGCGCCGGCGGAAAGCTCCTGGTCGGGGTGCGCCCGGAGAAGGTGTCCCTGGTCCCGGCCGAGGAGGAGGACGCCATCGCGACGGGCCGGAACAAGATCACCGGCCGCATAGCCGCCTCCTCCTTCATCGGAGTCTCCACCCAGTTCGTCATCGACAGCCCCGTCTGCCCCGAGCTCGAGGTCTACGTCCAGAACATCGAGCGCGACGGCCGCCTGGTCCCGGGCGCCGAGGTGGTCCTGCACTGGAACCCGGAGCACACGTTCGGCCTCGACGCGGCCCAGGACATCGACGCGGGCATCGAGACGGTGGAGGAGAGCGCATGA
- a CDS encoding ABC transporter permease → MTTTAAPPQAPASTEPPVHKPSVRKRLVPYWLLLPGILWLLVFFVLPMVYQASTSVQTGSLEEGFQVTWHFGTYWDAFTEYYPQFLRSLLYAGTATVLCLLLGYPLAYLIAFKAGRWRNLLLVLVIAPFFTSFLIRTLAWKTILADGGPVVAVLNNIGFLDVTSWLGMTEGDRVLATPLAVVCGLTYNFLPFMILPLYSSLERIDTRLHEAAGDLYARPATVFRKVTFPLSMPGVVSGTLLTFIPASGDYVNAELLGSTDTRMIGNVIQSQYLRILDYPTAAALSFILMAIVLIMVTIYIRRAGTEDLV, encoded by the coding sequence ATGACGACCACCGCGGCGCCGCCCCAGGCGCCCGCCTCCACCGAACCCCCGGTCCACAAGCCGTCCGTGCGCAAGCGGCTGGTCCCGTACTGGCTGCTGCTCCCCGGCATCCTGTGGCTGCTGGTGTTCTTCGTGCTGCCGATGGTCTACCAGGCCTCCACCTCGGTGCAGACCGGCTCCCTCGAAGAGGGCTTCCAGGTCACCTGGCACTTCGGGACCTACTGGGACGCCTTCACCGAGTACTACCCGCAGTTCCTGCGCTCCCTGCTCTACGCGGGCACCGCGACCGTGCTGTGCCTGCTGCTCGGGTACCCGCTGGCCTACCTGATCGCCTTCAAGGCCGGCCGCTGGCGCAACCTGCTCCTCGTCCTGGTGATCGCCCCGTTCTTCACCAGCTTCCTGATCCGCACGCTGGCCTGGAAGACGATCCTGGCCGACGGCGGCCCGGTGGTCGCCGTCCTCAACAACATCGGCTTCCTCGACGTCACCAGCTGGCTCGGCATGACCGAGGGGGACCGGGTCCTGGCCACACCGCTCGCGGTGGTCTGCGGTCTGACGTACAACTTCCTCCCGTTCATGATCCTTCCGCTGTACTCCTCGCTGGAGCGCATCGACACCCGCCTCCACGAGGCGGCCGGGGACCTGTACGCCCGCCCCGCCACGGTCTTCCGGAAGGTGACCTTCCCGCTCTCGATGCCGGGCGTGGTCTCCGGGACCCTGCTCACCTTCATCCCGGCGAGCGGCGACTACGTGAACGCCGAGCTGCTCGGCTCCACGGACACCCGGATGATCGGCAACGTCATCCAGTCGCAGTACCTGCGGATCCTCGACTACCCGACGGCGGCCGCGCTGTCCTTCATTCTCATGGCGATCGTGCTGATCATGGTCACCATCTACATCCGCCGAGCGGGGACGGAGGACCTGGTCTGA
- a CDS encoding TROVE domain-containing protein, giving the protein MARFNQRAPKSAPASPTSPVRSTGPARTAQGGPGHLRDPRSELFLLAVANFVTQRTAYEGGQARDDRFAALVRTLAVEDPAWTAGLLGWLRGDANMRTASLVGAAEYVKARLDAGATDGPSNRRVVDSVLRRADEPGELLAYWTAAYGRNVPKPVKRGIADAVRRLYSGTSLLKYDTDSKAYRFGDVLNLVHASPDPAKPWQGELFRYALDRSHNPESAEVPAGNRTLAAHRALMELPVRERRAQVVAPDGAERLAAAGMTWESLAGWLQGPMDAAAWEAVIPSMGAMALLRNLRNFDRAGVSDAVAAQVAARISDPEVVARSRQFPFRYLAAYQHAPSLRWSYPLEQALGHSLANVPALPGRTLVLVDRSGSMWSPLSDRSELNRADAAAIFGTALALRAERADLVQFGTTSEAVRCERGESVLKVLERFGQRGGTYTAKAVKQHYDGHDRVLIVTDEQAASYGNGGDPTAEVPPAVPVYTWNLAGYRVGHAPSGTANRHAFGGLTDGAFRMVSLIEAGRDADWPWAS; this is encoded by the coding sequence ATGGCTCGCTTCAACCAGCGCGCGCCCAAGTCGGCGCCCGCCTCGCCCACTTCGCCGGTACGCTCCACCGGCCCCGCCCGCACCGCTCAGGGCGGCCCGGGCCACCTGCGGGACCCGCGCTCCGAGCTGTTCCTGCTCGCCGTAGCCAACTTCGTGACGCAGCGGACCGCCTACGAGGGCGGCCAGGCACGCGACGACCGGTTCGCGGCGCTCGTGCGCACCCTCGCGGTCGAGGATCCCGCCTGGACGGCCGGCCTGCTGGGCTGGCTCCGCGGGGACGCGAACATGCGGACCGCATCGCTCGTCGGCGCCGCCGAGTACGTGAAGGCCCGGCTCGACGCGGGCGCCACCGACGGGCCTTCGAACCGCCGGGTGGTCGACTCCGTGCTGCGGCGCGCGGACGAACCCGGTGAGCTGCTGGCCTACTGGACGGCGGCGTACGGGCGCAACGTGCCCAAGCCCGTCAAGCGCGGGATCGCCGACGCCGTGCGCCGGCTCTACTCCGGCACCTCGCTGCTGAAGTACGACACCGACTCCAAGGCCTACCGCTTCGGCGACGTCCTCAACCTCGTGCACGCCTCCCCCGACCCGGCCAAGCCCTGGCAGGGCGAGCTGTTCCGCTACGCCCTCGACCGCAGTCACAACCCGGAGAGCGCCGAGGTCCCGGCGGGCAACCGGACCCTCGCGGCCCACCGGGCGCTGATGGAGCTGCCGGTACGGGAGCGCCGGGCCCAGGTCGTCGCCCCCGACGGGGCGGAGCGGCTCGCGGCGGCGGGCATGACCTGGGAGTCGCTGGCCGGTTGGCTGCAGGGGCCGATGGACGCGGCCGCCTGGGAGGCGGTCATCCCCTCCATGGGCGCGATGGCGCTGCTGCGCAACCTGCGCAACTTCGACCGGGCCGGGGTCTCGGACGCGGTGGCCGCTCAGGTCGCGGCGAGGATCTCCGACCCGGAGGTCGTCGCGCGGTCCCGGCAGTTCCCCTTCCGCTACCTGGCCGCCTACCAGCACGCGCCCTCGCTGCGCTGGTCGTACCCGCTGGAGCAGGCACTCGGCCACTCGCTGGCCAACGTACCGGCGCTGCCGGGCCGGACCCTGGTCCTCGTCGACCGGTCCGGGTCGATGTGGTCCCCGCTGTCGGACCGCTCCGAGCTCAACCGGGCGGACGCCGCGGCCATTTTCGGAACGGCGCTGGCGCTGCGGGCCGAGCGGGCCGACCTGGTGCAGTTCGGTACGACCAGCGAGGCGGTCCGGTGCGAGCGCGGCGAGTCCGTGCTGAAGGTGCTGGAGCGGTTCGGACAGCGCGGCGGGACCTACACGGCCAAGGCGGTGAAGCAGCACTACGACGGCCACGACCGGGTGTTGATCGTCACCGACGAGCAGGCCGCCTCGTACGGCAACGGCGGCGATCCGACGGCCGAGGTGCCGCCCGCGGTTCCGGTCTACACCTGGAACCTGGCCGGCTACCGGGTGGGGCACGCACCCTCCGGCACCGCGAACCGGCACGCCTTCGGGGGGCTCACCGACGGGGCCTTCCGGATGGTGTCCCTGATCGAGGCCGGCCGAGACGCCGACTGGCCGTGGGCCTCCTGA
- a CDS encoding NADAR family protein codes for MEMMDELIKQVSRGERVKYLPFWGHRPQPDGRLGPSCLSQWWPASFTVGDVRYATAEHWMMAGKARLFEDAEAERAAVAAKSPAEAKKVGRLVRGFDNAIWERERFALVVEGSVHKFGSDPALRGYLLGTGNRVLVEASPMDRIWGIGLAADDGRALDPARWRGLNLLGFALMEARERLRETAG; via the coding sequence ATGGAGATGATGGACGAACTGATCAAGCAGGTCAGCCGCGGTGAGCGGGTGAAGTACCTGCCGTTCTGGGGGCACCGCCCGCAGCCGGACGGCAGGCTCGGTCCGAGCTGCCTGAGCCAGTGGTGGCCCGCTTCCTTCACCGTCGGTGACGTCCGTTATGCGACCGCGGAACACTGGATGATGGCCGGCAAGGCCCGGCTGTTCGAGGACGCCGAGGCGGAGCGCGCCGCGGTGGCGGCGAAGAGCCCGGCGGAGGCGAAGAAGGTCGGGCGGCTCGTACGCGGCTTCGACAACGCGATATGGGAGCGCGAGCGGTTCGCCCTGGTGGTGGAGGGCAGCGTGCACAAGTTCGGCTCCGACCCCGCGCTGCGCGGGTACCTGCTGGGCACCGGGAACCGGGTGCTGGTGGAGGCGAGTCCGATGGACCGAATCTGGGGCATCGGGCTGGCCGCCGACGACGGACGCGCCCTGGACCCGGCGCGCTGGCGCGGACTGAACCTGCTGGGCTTCGCCCTCATGGAGGCCCGCGAGCGGCTGCGCGAGACGGCCGGGTGA
- a CDS encoding gamma-aminobutyraldehyde dehydrogenase, translated as MGNRFQVKDRFADGAQYIDGRLRSGTSGQSHTVVDPATGDEVLTYELASTADVDEAVAAAKRAFPGWSGATPGERSDALHRLAAVLAEQAEDFAYAESLQCGKPIKLSTEFDVPGTIDNTAFFAGAARHLQGQAAAEYSGDHTSYVRREAIGVVGSIAPWNYPLQMAAWKILPAIAAGNTIVLKPAELTPLTSLMFAQAAKDAGLPDGVINIVTGAGREAGEHLVGHPDVVMTSFTGSTAVGKRVAEIATATVKRLHLELGGKAPFLVFDDADLEAAAHGAVAASLINTGQDCTAATRAYVQRPLHDAFVARVAELMESVRLGDPFAPTTDLGPLVSHAQRDRVAGFVERARAYATVVTGGEIPAGDLAEGAYYRPTLIAGAAQDSEVVQSEIFGPVLVVLPFDTDDEGIALANDTPYGLAASAWSRDLYRANRATREIKAGCVWVNDHIPIISEMPHGGYKASGFGKDMSAYSFEEYTQVKHVMYDNTAVAEKDWHRTIFGDRP; from the coding sequence ATGGGCAACCGCTTCCAGGTCAAAGACCGCTTCGCGGACGGCGCGCAGTACATCGACGGGCGACTGAGGTCCGGCACCTCCGGACAGTCACACACCGTGGTCGATCCGGCGACCGGCGACGAGGTCCTGACCTACGAGCTCGCGAGCACCGCGGACGTCGACGAGGCCGTCGCCGCCGCCAAGAGGGCCTTCCCGGGCTGGTCCGGCGCCACCCCCGGCGAGCGTTCGGACGCCCTGCACCGGCTGGCGGCCGTCCTGGCGGAGCAGGCGGAGGACTTCGCGTACGCCGAGTCCCTCCAGTGCGGCAAGCCGATCAAGCTGTCCACGGAGTTCGACGTACCGGGGACCATCGACAACACCGCCTTCTTCGCGGGCGCCGCCCGCCACCTCCAGGGGCAGGCGGCCGCCGAGTACTCGGGCGACCACACCTCGTACGTACGCCGCGAGGCCATCGGGGTCGTCGGCTCGATCGCGCCCTGGAACTATCCGCTCCAGATGGCCGCCTGGAAGATCCTCCCGGCGATCGCCGCGGGCAACACCATCGTCCTCAAGCCCGCCGAGCTCACCCCGCTCACTTCCCTGATGTTCGCGCAGGCGGCCAAGGACGCGGGCCTGCCCGACGGCGTGATCAACATCGTCACCGGCGCCGGCCGCGAAGCCGGAGAGCACCTGGTGGGCCACCCCGACGTGGTGATGACCTCCTTCACCGGCTCCACCGCCGTCGGCAAGCGGGTCGCCGAGATCGCCACCGCCACCGTCAAGCGGCTCCACCTGGAGCTCGGCGGCAAGGCCCCCTTCCTCGTCTTCGACGACGCCGACCTGGAGGCCGCCGCACACGGCGCCGTCGCCGCCTCCCTCATCAACACCGGCCAGGACTGCACGGCCGCCACCCGGGCCTACGTCCAGCGCCCCCTGCACGACGCCTTCGTCGCCCGGGTGGCCGAGCTGATGGAGAGCGTCCGCCTCGGCGACCCCTTCGCGCCCACCACCGACCTGGGACCGCTCGTCTCGCACGCCCAGCGCGACCGGGTCGCCGGGTTCGTCGAGCGCGCCCGCGCCTACGCCACCGTCGTCACCGGCGGCGAGATCCCGGCCGGGGACCTGGCCGAGGGCGCGTACTACCGGCCCACCCTCATCGCCGGCGCCGCCCAGGACAGCGAGGTGGTCCAGTCCGAGATCTTCGGCCCGGTCCTCGTCGTCCTGCCCTTCGACACCGACGACGAGGGCATCGCGCTGGCCAACGACACCCCGTACGGACTCGCGGCCTCCGCCTGGAGCCGTGACCTCTACCGGGCCAACCGGGCCACCCGCGAGATCAAGGCGGGCTGCGTCTGGGTCAACGACCACATTCCGATCATCAGCGAGATGCCCCACGGGGGCTACAAGGCCAGCGGCTTCGGAAAGGACATGTCGGCCTACTCCTTCGAGGAGTACACGCAGGTCAAGCACGTGATGTACGACAACACCGCGGTAGCCGAGAAGGACTGGCACCGCACGATCTTCGGGGACCGTCCGTAA
- a CDS encoding polyamine ABC transporter substrate-binding protein, with product MEQFEPDRLSAAQLAAMRRSLTSGRGALTRRSLLRASGVGALTLGGLSALTACGIPPAKREGDAAAASDDHSAQEKEINFSNWTEYMDTSEDEKSRPTLEEFTKRTGIKVKYTEDINDNVEFFGKIRPQLAAGQDTGRDLIVVTDWLAARIIRLGWAQKLDPAHLPHAYANLIPQFRTPDWDPGRSYSYPWTGIDTVIAYNEKATGGKKVDSVTQLLDDPSLKGRVGFLTEMRDSVGMTLLDQGKDPAKFTTADFDEAIGRLQKGVDKNQIRRFTGNDYTSDLDKGDLAACLAWAGDVIQLQAGNPDIKYAIPAPGYITSSDNLLVPAKARHKANAEKLIDFYYEPEIAAQLAAYISYVCPVEGVKDELAKIDPALADNPLIVPDKAMAAKAHAFRSLTSEEETAYEEKFAKLIGA from the coding sequence ATGGAGCAGTTCGAGCCCGACCGCCTCTCGGCGGCGCAACTCGCCGCGATGCGGCGCAGCCTCACCAGTGGGCGCGGGGCCCTCACCCGCCGCTCGCTGCTGCGCGCCTCCGGAGTCGGAGCGCTCACCCTCGGAGGGCTGTCCGCCCTCACCGCGTGCGGGATCCCGCCCGCCAAACGCGAGGGCGACGCGGCAGCGGCCTCCGACGACCACTCGGCCCAGGAGAAGGAGATCAACTTCTCCAACTGGACCGAGTACATGGACACCAGCGAGGACGAGAAGAGCCGTCCCACGCTGGAGGAGTTCACGAAGCGGACCGGCATCAAGGTCAAGTACACCGAGGACATCAACGACAACGTCGAGTTCTTCGGCAAGATCCGCCCCCAGCTCGCGGCCGGCCAGGACACCGGCCGCGACCTGATCGTGGTCACCGACTGGCTGGCCGCGCGCATCATCCGCCTCGGCTGGGCGCAGAAGCTGGACCCCGCGCACCTCCCGCACGCCTACGCCAACCTGATCCCGCAGTTCCGCACCCCCGACTGGGACCCGGGGCGGTCCTACAGCTATCCCTGGACCGGCATCGACACCGTCATCGCCTACAACGAGAAGGCGACCGGCGGCAAGAAGGTCGACTCCGTCACCCAGCTGCTCGACGACCCCTCCCTCAAGGGCCGCGTCGGCTTCCTCACCGAGATGCGCGACAGCGTCGGCATGACCCTGCTCGACCAGGGCAAGGACCCGGCGAAATTCACCACCGCCGACTTCGACGAGGCCATCGGACGGCTCCAGAAGGGTGTGGACAAGAACCAGATCCGCCGCTTCACCGGCAACGACTACACCTCCGACCTGGACAAGGGCGACCTGGCCGCCTGCCTCGCCTGGGCAGGCGACGTCATCCAGCTCCAGGCCGGCAACCCGGACATCAAGTACGCCATCCCGGCCCCCGGATACATCACCTCCAGCGACAACCTGCTGGTCCCCGCCAAGGCCCGGCACAAGGCCAACGCGGAGAAGCTGATCGACTTCTACTACGAGCCCGAGATCGCCGCCCAGCTGGCCGCGTACATCAGCTACGTCTGCCCGGTCGAGGGCGTCAAGGACGAGCTGGCCAAGATCGACCCCGCGCTCGCGGACAACCCCCTGATCGTCCCGGACAAGGCGATGGCCGCCAAGGCCCACGCCTTCCGCTCCCTCACCAGCGAGGAAGAGACGGCGTACGAGGAGAAGTTCGCCAAGCTCATCGGCGCCTGA